From the Tribolium castaneum strain GA2 chromosome 2, icTriCast1.1, whole genome shotgun sequence genome, one window contains:
- the LOC659479 gene encoding cell division control protein 42 homolog has product MTPQYSPNLHYTKQPLLTHQTPVIFYNNASKKPKVKKERNNAIKCVIVGDKEVGKTALAVSYSNDTFPSQYVPTAYDNYNVEVQVDGKPIRLELCDTAGEDDFNPLRNLCYPGTDVFMLCFSVVKPTSFLSACTRWADELARYHDAAVVLVGTQSDLQNNTEIIQGLRLRRQRPVRPSEARQLADRLNAPYVETSAKTCQHLKEAFDQAIMLALKKNKKRKPWRKLCCF; this is encoded by the exons ATGACTCCCCAATACAGCCCCAACTTGCACTACACCAAGCAGCCCTTGTTGACTCACCAAACGCCTGtgatattttacaataatgcGAGCAAAAAACCGAAAGTCAAAAAAGAGAGGAACAATGCCATTAAATGTGTTATCGTCGGGGACAAAGAGGTCGGAAAAACAGCCTTAGCAGTGTCGTACAGCAATGACACTTTTCCCAGCCAGTACGTCCCAACGGCGTACGACAATTACAACG tTGAGGTTCAGGTGGACGGGAAGCCAATCAGATTAGAGCTATGCGATACAGCTGGTGAG GACGACTTCAACCCTCTCCGCAACCTCTGTTACCCCGGAACCGACGTTTTCATGTTATGCTTTTCCGTGGTGAAACCCACGTCGTTCCTGTCAGCGTGCACGCGATGGGCCGACGAGCTGGCCCGATACCACGACGCTGCGGTGGTTCTCGTCGGCACCCAATCCGATCTTCAAAACAACACCGAAATCATTCAGGGATTAAGATTACGCCGACAACGTCCAGTGCGTCCGTCCGAAGCCAGACAACTAGCCGACCGTCTCAACGCGCCATATGTCGAGACTTCGGCCAAAACGTGCCAACATTTGAAAGAGGCTTTTGATCAGGCCATCATGCTGGCACTGAAGAAAAACAAGAAACGAAAGCCGTGGCGAAAACTGTGCTGCTTTTGA
- the LOC659541 gene encoding josephin-1, producing the protein MNLNDIYHEKQVRELCALHALNNLFQSKDAFTKPELDVICHSLSPDNWINPHKSVLGLGNYDINVIMKALQSRGYETIWFDKRKDPSCLNFKNICGYILNVPSEYKISFITLPLRRRHWITIRQLNGLFYNLDSKLESPQIIGRESDLLNYLKEELDCRDKELFLVVTNDVGKEQSWLKNQASYSNNLQEREAEIVQLRDITSDDVNVTINPLCNSRSDWS; encoded by the exons ATGAACCTGAATGACATCTATCATGAGAAGCAAGTGAGGGAATTATGTGCTTTGCACGCTTTAAACAACCTCTTTCAATCGAAAGATGCATTTACGAAGCCGGAGCTCGACGTAATTTGCCATTCGTTGTCCCCTGACAATTGGATAAACCCCCACAAGTCCGTGCTGGGGCTGGGGAACTACGACATTAACGTCATAATGAAGGCGTTGCAATCGCGGGGCTATGAAACGATTTGGTTCGATAAACGAAA AGACCCGAGTTGTTTGAATTTTAAGAATATCTGTGGGTACATTTTGAACGTCCCCAGCGAGTATAAAATCAGTTTTATCACACTGCCCCTACGCAGGAGGCACTGGATCACAATCAGGCAACTGAACggattgttttataatttagatTCGAAATTAGAGTCGCCCCAAATAATTGGGAGG GAGTCTGACCtcttgaattatttaaaagaagaGCTGGATTGTAGGGATaaggaattatttttagtcgTTACGAATGACGTGGGGAAGGAGCAGAGCTGGTTGAAGAATCAAGCGAGTTACAGCAACAATCTCCAGGAGAGGGAGGCCGAAATAGTGCAGTTGAGGGACATTACAAGTGATGATGTTAACGTTACAATCAATCCCTTGTGTAATAGTAGATCAGATTGGTCTTAA
- the LOC107398601 gene encoding apolipoprotein D-like, producing the protein MVMFDEHRTSVLFFVILFEQILGSGLGKCPKLAYMNNFNVTRFTGRWYEIERSFYLMQVVSSCVSVDLTQNSKGQLQVDVQMKSRWSDSLTVSEGLASPSKRDPSVLVYKVVTKLPRVVGRYLPGAGAYQVIETDYDNYAVLWSCTSYGLAHTDLIFVWGRRTEIDAKTRAHVYTVLDDLRLDSERLILPKNGNCSGNEK; encoded by the exons atggtgATGTTTGACGAACATCGCACTTCTGTACTATTTTTCGTGATTCTCTTCGAACAAATCCTCGGTTCGGGCCTTGGCAAGTGCCCCAAACTCGCATACATGAACAACTTCAACGTGACCAGG TTTACGGGCCGTTGGTACGAAATTGAGCGCTCTTTCTACCTCATGCAAGTGGTTTCGAGCTGTGTAAGTGTGGACCTGACGCAGAATTCAAAAGGCCAGCTCCAGGTTGACGTCCAGATGAAGAGTAGATG GTCTGACAGCTTAACGGTGAGTGAAGGGCTGGCGTCGCCCTCCAAACGCGACCCTAGCGTTTTAGTTTACAAAGTTGTGACGAAGTTACCGAGAGTTGTGGGCCGGTATTTGCCAGGAGCTGGGGCTTACCAAGTGATTGAGACAGATTATGATAATTACGCCGTTTTGTGGTCGTGCACCAGCTATGGGTTGGCTCACACcgacttgatttttgtatGGGGGCGCCGGACTGAGATCGACGCCAAGACACGCGCGCATGTTTACACAGTTTTGGACGACTTGCGTCTAGACTCGGAAAGACttattttgccgaaaaatggcAATTGTAGCGGCAATGAGAAATAA
- the Sec20 gene encoding vesicle transport protein SEC20: protein MDSSDYVLETLRKDITEHNLQIRAIIQDINACVGPLAELQGLNSAGRSKISALRKFIDKFGDIAKERKNPTFLKDVVSYREQLASTMEAFKKANISAMLAIEKGAQEELLKPKTEETALRQRQKRDKENLVKMSSNVTEQLLSISRQLADTTKRSADTLDALVTSSDSVIGSQEELKITSSTISQSGKLLAKYGRREFTDKILMFFAFVFFVACVFYIVQKRLF, encoded by the exons ATGGATTCATCCGATTACGTGCTAGAAACGTTGAGAAAAGACATAACTGAGCACAATTTACAAATTAGAGCGATAATTCAG GACATCAACGCATGCGTCGGCCCATTGGCTGAATTGCAAGGTTTGAATAGCGCGGGACGTTCAAAAATTTCCGCCTTGCGGAAATTCATCGACAAATTCGGGGATATAGCCAAAGAGCGCAAAAACCCCACGTTTTTGAAAGACGTAGTTTCGTATCGTGAACAATTAGCGAG CACAATGGAGGCGTTCAAAAAGGCCAATATTAGTGCGATGTTGGCCATAGAAAAGGGGGCTCAGGAGGAGTTGTTGAAACCGAAAACTGAGGAAACGGCGCTGCGTCAAAGGCAAAAACGCGATAAggaaaatttggtcaaaatgaGCTCAAATGTAACCGAACAGTTGTTATCAATCAGTCGGCAATTAGCTGATACGACGAAAAGGAGTGCGGATACGCTGGACGCGCTAGTTACTTCCTCCGATAGTGTAATCGGGTCACAGGAAGAACTCAAAATAACCTCAAGTACAATTAGCCAGTCGGGGAAATTGCTGGCGAAGTATGGGCGAAGGGAATTCACCGATAAAATCCTCATGTTCTTTGCGTTTGTCTTCTTTGTGGCGTGTGTTTTTTATATCGTGCAAAAacgattattttaa